The nucleotide window AGGAGCCAGTCGCCTTCAGCACTCTAACCCTGGGTGCCTGGAGCAGGAGGGAAAGCTGGCCCAGGAGGAGCAATTGTGAGTTAGAATGCTGGATTAGAGTTCCAGGGAGAAAGCCGAGACACAAGACAGCTCAGGGCATTCCCTGCAGGTTAGAACCAGAACTGCTGTAACTAGTTACAGCTGGAGGATCTCTACTTGCCACCGGGAGAACCAGCCCACAGGCCTTGGGGCATAGGACCCTGTGCCCAGCGGCTGCTGTCACAAATCCTGAAAGTTTGAGTAAGGGCAGCGGCGCCCTCTAGTGACTGTGTGTGGCACTTGTGCTCCGTGGAGAGGCTGACTCTGTAGGTGAAGGTGGTGTTACAGAATTCAGTAGCTGCAAGATgatcctcctgatcctcctgacacACTGCGCCTCTGTTGACATGTGGCTGTTAGCCATGATCTCTACTGATGTGAGGCTGAGAGGAGTCGGAATGGACAATGCTTATCTGGGCTACAGGACCTGCTGAGCATTGGTCTGTGGCATGTCTGTGCCCTGTGCTTGAGTTAAGATAAGGCCACACATATTAGGTCCTCCTGTGCCAGAGTGCCTTGTTTTTTGTTCCTGTCTCTCACAGCAACCTTTGAATACAGGAAGGGATCAAATACTaatgcaaaaatatatttaacttgGGAAATCTGATGCAACAGAGAGCCAGGGGTGTTAGTAAATGGCATTTAGCACTTCGGTGTCTGCCCAGTCCCTCCAAGGTATGACAGACAGATGTTGGTGGTTGTAGAAAAAGTGGGTCATCTGGGGTGCCCTCTGGCTGGTGTCAGCATATTTCCTGTCCTATCTgtggctcttttctcagaattgtTACTCTGTTAGCAGTGATCTGGTTTGAAGGATGATGTTAGGAACGCTGCTTAAGCTTAGAAGGCCCCTCGGTGTCTGTCTCCTCGTTTGTCCTAATGGTTTAGGATAAGCACACCTCCTGGACATGTTTCCTGGGAGTTGGGGCACATCTTAGGAGGTGTCAGGAGCTTCCAAAGCTCAGGAGGGATGTTGCCCGGGGGTACATTAACTACAGGTAGTGTCTCAAAGGCTGGCTTTAGCCTTTGAGGACTGGTGGGCAGGCTTCATAGAGCCACTTGCCACCCCTGTGACTAGTGTATGGAACACAGAGCGCATCTCATCCCAGGAAGCCCCAGCTAGTGGTGAAATCTGCTTTCCCCAGAGATGGCCCCAGCGTGTGGTTTTTAAGAAGGGCAGctaggaatggtggcacatgcctgcaatcccagcactcaggaggccctggcaggaggattgctgtgagtttggaGCCAACCTGGGCTCCAcagagagacactatctcaaaaaaactttagaggagggtgggtgggaggaagCACTGCAGTGAATCGGTGATTGACATCAAGTAGCAGGTCAACCAGTTGTCCTAAGGTTCCCACAGGCCCTGAAGCTTGTTTCCGTGGATTGAAGGGACAGGACTGCTTGATGTCTCACTTCCCTTCCCAATAGTTGGCCCTGAGGGAGACAAATCAGCAGGTGTTGTACCCtacttgggagggggaggctgtgcCAGGCTGGCTGGATAGGCTCCAGGGTGCAGGGATGTTCTCAGGACACAACCTGCACAGAGGACCACACAAAGGAATGCTCTTCAGCTCTCTGTGCCGTGTGCAGTGGTAGGGCAGGAGCGATGATCTTCAGAACATGTGCTTGGTTGCTGTAGGGATGGCTCAGCTCTTAAAGGCTAGGCttataaaaaaagaatgtgtgtcTGGTGTGGAGCAGAGAGAGTGAAGATGGAGAGGCTCTGAGGGTGAGAACAGGCAGGGCGTTAGCAAGCCCTGCTGGCTCTGGGAAACCTGCCGGGCCTGCTGCCTAGAACCCTGGCCTCAAGAGAGAGCCCTTTGCTGACTCCATACCAACCGGTTTGTGTGCATCTCTGGGGAACCGTGGTGGGGAGGAGGCTGCTGACAGAGCCTGGGGCTCCTGGTGGTGCTTCCCTGGTGCCCTTCTCCCTGAAGTCTGACTGGCAGCAGACTGCTGTGAGCCCGAGGGtgagtgtgtgcaagtgtgtgtgcgtTTGTCAGGCAGGGCTGAGCTTGCTGCTGTGCGTGCTGATGGGGGTCACTAGGGCTATCATCACGAGAGGCCTAGAGAGAGGCTGTGTTGTTCAGAGTTCAGAGCGCCCCAGCCCTGTTCCTGGGATGCAGCTTGAGTGCTATGGATGCTCCAAGCATGGCTGTGACCCATGGTGGTTAGTATGTTGCCTCTCATTCCCTTAACTTCCAAGAGTAGACTTGTGCCTCTGCCTTGGGACCTGCCAGGAATGAAGGGAGAGGAGACATTTGTGGGAGTTGGGACCCCAGGCACAGAGTTCTCCGCTTTCAGTGTCCTGCGCCTGTCTGGAGAAGCAGAACAGGGCTGGGAGCTGGAGGTGGGACATGAGAACTttgcctcccttccctctccatctctgcctAGAGGTGGGGATCAGACTAAGAATCTACCCTCCAGCTTGGTTGGAACTATTCTAGGGGAGAAATAAGGTCACAAGAATCTTTGAAAGCTGGgtattttaaaattaccttttgttgttgttttattttgagacagggtgtcaccctgtagctctggctgcccggGAGCTTGTTATagagaccagctggcctcaactcagaaaAATCTCCTGCCTCCttgtgcctctgcttcccgagtgctgtttaaaggtgtgcgccaccacgcctaggctttatttattttttctttttaaagacagggactCAATCTATCACAGATTGCCTTTGAATTTGCTGTGTATTGAGGATGAtcttggggggttggggatttagctcagtggtagagtgcttgcctagcaagtgcaaggccctgggtttggtcctcagatggggggggggatgatCTTGGTCTTCTGGtcctcctccccagtgctaggattacgggattgtgctaccatgcctggttaatgcagtgctggggataggacccagagcttcatgcatgttgGGCAAGCATGCTGCCACCTGAATCATAGCCCCAGCctcctttaaaatgttttggtTTATTAAGACaaggtgtcatgtagcccaggctgactctgtAGGTGAAGATGACAGCatgcttctgatcctcctgctttcacaCCCCCAGTGCCAGGGCATGCACCACCTTGTTCAGCTCTGAAAGCTCAGTTCCTAGGAGATTCTGACTGCGTCCTGCTGAGGAGGCTCACCTCTTCCTCCATGCTTGTGTTTGGAGCCCCTCTGCCTTGGTGGACCTGGACTCTTTCCTGTTGCTTATCAGGCCCTATGTACAACCTGCCTAGTCTAGACCTTGAGTTCCTGCAAGAGCGTGGCAAGCTCCAGAAAGCTCAGCCTCTGCCCTCCTGCCACAACCCACCTCTTCTCATGACTGGCTTGCAGAGATGCCTCGGGTCACCCCCAGTACCTTCTGTGAAGTTGCTGGATGAGTGGGAAAGATGGATAGGAGGAGGTTCCCTGGATGCTCTCATTTAGGTAGGAGGGGTGAAGTAAGAAGGTCCCAGGAACTTGGAGAAGTGAAAAGCTGCCTGTGAGGAGGAACCCTGCTGGATAGCAGGGGTGAGGCTGCCAAGGTTGGGGTCTGACTGCAAGTCAGGCCACTGCCAGTCGGCTCACACCGGAgtgtttggtttgcttttctctcttcgTGTGTTCTAGACTCTGTCTGTCCTGGGGAAGCGAAGGCTtagttcagtgtgtaccccttTATCTCATCTCCAGAGGCTGGCCCACAGAGGGGTCAAGTGAGGGTGCTGTCAGCTGGCAGGAGGTGTGCCCGCAGATGCCATGTGCTCCTTAGCCAGTTCTTCTGCTCCCTCCCCATGAAACAAAAGGGGTGAGCTCTCTCGGACACCCTGTCATGCCGGATGACAGCCCCATCCTTACCCTTTCCTGCAAGAGCGCGGTGGAACATCGTCTCTTTCGGGTTGCAGTCCCGGGTACCCTGCTTGGTTCTCTCAATGCTGTCTTTGTCCACGAGCTCTCCCGGGATCCTTCCCTTTGGTACCTCATCATAGTGGGGTCTTCCTTCATTTGGTCCCTGGGTCATGTGGCTGCATAGAGCCCGTGTGATGGATGGTGTGGCACCTGGcctggaggtgggggtagggatGGTACTTGGCAGGGATGTTTCCAGTCTTAGCATTAACCAGGAGGCTCATGGTTTTGTCTTCTCCACAGCCTGGACGTGTCTCCTCAGGTAGAATCTGACCCAGCTGCTCCTCCTCACCCCTGCTCCCCCCAGGCTCTGGCCCCCCCCACTCCTGCTCCCGCTGCTGCTCCCATGCTAAGCACTAACCTTTTTGCAGCCACCTCccctgctgctgccactgccgCTGCTGCCACCGTTGTCCCCGAAGCCACCCCCTCTGGATTCTTGGGGGTCACCAACCCGTTCTTCACCTCCTTGCAGAGCAACCCCTTCTTCGAGGAGCTCAAAGCCGACATAGCACTAAATTCTCCTTCACctgctccctctctccccagTGCCTCGAGGGCCAGCCTGGCCCCCCTGGCCTCCCCTGGGAAAGCCCTGCCTGAGTGGGACGACACCTTCAACATCTTTGCTGCTGGCAGGCTGCAGCCAGAGGCCAGGAGTGAGATTCTGGCCCTGGCAGGAGTGGGGCTGCAGGAGGATGGGCTGCAAGACCCAGGCCCTGGGACCATGGCAGTGAGAGCAGCAGAGCCCCAGAGAGAACCTGGGGGAGAAAGAGGTGGAAGCAGCGTGCGGCCGGAGCCCAGGGTGCCTGTGGACTCGGGACCGGACCAGCCGAGCTCAAGTGTGTCTGACCCAGGACTCCTTGGGTCTTCAGGGACTGGCCCACCCTCCAGAGCAGCCCAGTTGCCCCTGAGAACTTCAGCCTCAACCCCAGACCGGGAGCTTCCTGCCTCAGAAGTGGGAGCCGCGCAGAGTCCAGCAGACAGCGGAGCATCTCTGTTCAGTTCCCCAGAAGTACTCAGTGTGTGGGAGAGACTTCCTGGGGACCAGGATGAGGAGGCTCCCCGAGATGGAAGCCAGCTTTTCCAGGAGCTGAACACAGTGGAGGATTCCTGGCCTTGGGATGTGATCACCATTTCTCCTACGGCAGAGGTTGCTTCATCCATCATGCAGGGAGAATCCGACGAGGTGCCTCCTCCCAAGGCGCAGCCTGAATCACCAGTTGCTGTGCGCCCTATGGAGAGCAAGGGGCACCCTGCATTGCAGCTGGAGCCAGAGCCTGAGCAGGGATTGGATGAGGGGTCATGGCCTGGCCCGCCACCTCCCAAGCCACCACGCCTCTTCACACCTACAAATTcccaggtggaggaggaggaagaagaggaggaccaagaggaggaagagaatgctACAGGGGGTCTGAAAAGCGGGGGGCCAGGGATAGAAGAAGATACCACCCCAAGTGCATTGATTGTTGGTCCCCAAGAGTCTAAGGAGGAGGGGGTAAATCCAGAGTTGGAGGAATTGCACAGCCTGCCCTCTGGGACCCTGATGGGTGAGCCAGAACTTGAAGAACTAGTAGGAGATACTGATGCTCCTGGGTCTGGGGCCTGTCCACCTAGGCCCACCAGCTACCTTGAGGGGCCCATCCCTAGATCCCATAGCCCAGCCAGCTCAACTCTGCTGAGCCAGATGGTCTGGGGGACTTCAGATACAGGTGAGAGCCTTGAAACCCAGAGCCAGGAGCTAGTCAAAGAGGGGTTTGGACCCCAGCAGGCTGATGTGTGGgcctcagaggaggaggaggaggaggatgcctTGAATCCCTTCTTATGTCAGGAGAGCCAAGATCCCCCCAGCCTCCCATCTGTATCACCACCAGGGTCAAGGGGATCCTCTGTCCACTCTGGTCCAGAAGAGTTGCCCACACCCCCAGAACCTGCCTTCCCACCTCCCCCTCTCCCACCGTGGGCCAGCCACCGCCATGGGGTGCCAGGCCCTCCATGCCCTCCCCTTCCTGTAGCCTGGCCCTTGACCTCTGCTTCCTCACCTCCCGAGGAGTCAGCTTCACCCCTTGGTCCCCTTGAGCTCTCCCCCACTGGGGGCTCCCCTACACCATATGGGGAAGACCACGCTGCAGCCACCCCAGCCTCCCCGCTTGTGCTTCTGCCCTTGGAGACACGACCAGCTGAGGAGCCCCAGCCCAGTGGCAGGTGAGCATCCACTCAGAACCCTCCCCAGGAGGAAAGGGGCGGGGCATAGTGACACAGGAGTAGAAATGCTGCACAGTCCAGCTTCATCTTTGCCAAGGGCACATGGTAAGGGTCTGCTCTCTTTGGAGGCAAGTGGTGAAGGCTTCGAAGCCACGAGCTTCGGTAGGACCAGCTCTGAAGCTCTTCATTTTATGTATAGGACCTTACACCATCAGGGTGGCCCCACGAGCTGGGGGTTTGGGAAATAGCACCCAACAAGGACAGGGGTTGAGGAATGAGGTTCAGGGGAGTCAACATGCCCTGGCAGGAGATGGGAGTGAAAGCTGCATGTGCTGTACAGAGATGCCATGGTTGGGGGAGTGGGGTTCCACAGAGGGTCGATTCTTCTTCAGGCCTTGGGTGTATTAACAGGTAGCAGTGGTCCCACAGCAGGTTGCTGTCCAGACAGGGTGAAGAAGCAGAGGGCTGGCCTTAGAGGAAGCTGAAGACaggctcagaagaaaggaaagggagctTTCCTTAAGTGCTTTCCACACCCATAACCCTTAGAAAAGGCTTTCCAGCTGCAGCAGCTGCCTCACTGGCTTGCCTTGTCATTGGTTTTCTGGGCTGGGCTCCCATCCATTTAGGACAGCTGAATGGACAGCTGATGCCTGTGTGGCTTGGTCTCTATGGCATTAGGCCTTGGGCAGAACAGAGAGGCTAAGACCTCACCAGAGGTGTTGATGAGGCAAGGGTGATGAGAGCTGAGGTCGGGAGCCCTGGGATCAAGTCTCAGTGGGTGTGGCTTAGCAAGGGCAGCAGAGCTCAGAGGGACAGCAGTTTTCTAGGGGCCTGATCGAAGGTGAAGGTGGGGGTGCTCCTCAGATCGAGCCCTAACCTCTGTGAGGACCCCAGCCTGCTCAGGCACCTGCTGGCTCATATGTTCAGTTGCTCAGGGTTGCTGAGCATCTGTTTTGTGCCAGACCCAACGAATTCCCAGTCCAGGTGGGTGAAGAGGGAGATTTCAGTAAGGGAAGCGGTAGGGCTTGCCAGTGACTCCCAAGAAATCAGGTCAGGGAGGGAATTTGACTCCCTAGTGATGGATGGGGCTATGCCCCCCTGTGGGGAGAAGGAGCTGGTGGCTCTGGTTTCCTCATTTCCTGATGACAGTGTCTTCATCTGACCCATGTCTTGCAGTATAACCTCTATTTATACTCACTACTTACAGGGTTCCTTTTACAGAACTGCTTTCATTTCATGTCTATATGGAGCATGGCCTTAAAGTGATGGGTGCACAGAGTTGCTTCCATTTCTCAGATGAGTGGGGATCAGGCTGAGAGCCCAGCCCTCCAGCTACTTCCTGAGGGGGTACCTCCATGAATCAAGGGGTGACTCTTCAGACAGGTGGCCTTAGAGCTACTTTCCTGCCATCTCCAATGCAGACCCCAAGGTGACAGGACTGCTCTGCCCTGTGTGGGGATTTGATGTGTTTTCATATTTGTGAGACTAAGCACCAGCCCTGTCCTGAGGAGCAGTGCTGTTTCTTGGGGTTGGCCTGAGCCTAAGTCATGGCTGAGACTAAGTGGCTTTGCTTCCTATTCATTGCCTGAAGGCCTGAGGCCCCTGTAGGGTGAGAGTGGATTTCTGAGGTTCCCCGAGGTCAGGTTAGCTGATTTATGGGCCTGCTGCTTACAACATACATAACGAGGTGCTAAGGCACCCCAGGAGAGGGTTATCTTAGCTTCAGGGAATCAGtcggcttcctggaggaggtggccaCTCATAGTTTTGAAACAGTAGTAAGAACTAAGATTTTAGAAGGGAGGGAAGTACCCCCaggtagaggggtgtgtgtgtgtgtgtgtgtgtgtgtgtgtgtgtgtgtgtgtgtgtgtattttctggaGGGGGGAGCTGTTGTTGAGGCAGCTAGTGGAGCCTGGGTCCTGATCCTTCCCCTTCTACTGTTCTCTTtgtacagatgtgcaccaccacatctagctaGAAATAGTTTTTGTAAGGGTTGAAAGATCATCGTAGTTTATGACTGGCGGGGTGGAGCTGTGGgccaggaggcagagcagagccAGGTCGTCTTAGAGTGACCTTATCTAGAAAGGAGCCATTAAAGGAACTGTCCGAAGTGGAAAGCCATTGATTGTCCTTTAGCAGATAGGGTGCagccaggagaggagaggatggtGGAAGCTGAAGAGGGCACGTTGGAGGGCCTCCCAGGGGCCTGCTGCTGGAAAAGGCGGGTGTGAGGGAAACTTGGTATATAGCTAGGTGGACCCCAGGGACGCAGCTGGCCTTGAGGTAACAACTGGGCTGCAGCTGGGGAGATACGGGATGTCCAGGAGGAGAGAGAAGCCAGGGAGCTAGCAGCTCAGCCTGAGAAGAGGCTGGTAGAGGTCAGGACCCTAGCTTCGGTCTTGAAGAAGGAGAGAGGTATGTGGCTGTGAGCTCTGAGAGGTGAAGGAGAGGATCCAGCAAGTTCACTTGGCCTGGGCTAGCAGCACTGTGTTGGCTTAAGTACTCAAGGTGAGAAGTTCGAAACTGAAGGCAGTCGGTCCCCAGGCTCTGGGCAGGGTTGTGAGaagaggacaggtccaggtcgAGACGAGTTTTGCAGGCCTGTCCCGAGGCTGATGGTAAGCCCCCAGCAGAGAGGTGATGACGAGGAAGCACCACCGGTTTAACCCTAACATTCTCGTACTCAGTCTTGACTGCTGGGAAACTGAGAAAGtagagaagatgaggaggagatggCTGGCAAAGACTGGTACAGGCACAGGAGTCTGTAGGCCAGTAGTCCGTGCTGGAGTGAAGCTGGTGGGCTGAGGTGCACAGGACGCTGTGCCCTGGGGACATCAGCTCTTCAGCAGGTCAGGTGGCCATGCAGAGACAGTGACTCCACCCTCGTGCCACCCTTCCCTCCCCGCAGCTCACCTCCTTTTGGTCTTTGCAGTCCCCATCCTGTGAAGCCCCTCAGCGCTGCCCCTGTGGAGGCCAGCCCCGACAGGAAACAGCCCCGCACCAGCCTGAGCTCAGCCCTGAGCAGCGGACTGGAGAAGCTCAAAACCGTCACCTCTGGCAGCATCCAGTCTGTGGTTCCAGCATCTCAGCTTGGCCCAACTGTGGACACCAAGAGGCTGAAGGTGAGGCTCAGCAGGGTGTTAGGAGGGACCCGAGAGAACAGGGGGTACGATGGAGAGAGGCCGAGTGAGGTGCGAAGGGCAGAGCAGGTAGCTGGCAGTTCCCCATGCCACAGCTCTGAAGTGGGGAGGATAtctctggctttagagatggGCTGCTGCAGAGTCTGAGGTTCTACAGTGCGGAAACAGGTTTTGGTGGGCTAGCTGGTGGAAGGTCTGGCCTCCCTTTCTTAGTTCCATCTTGTCTGGCCATAGGAATCTGCTGTGCTGGACCAGTCGGCCAAGTACTATCACCTGACTCATGATGAGCTCATTGGCCTGCTCCTGCAGCGTGAGCGTGAGCTGAGCCAGAGAGACGAGCAtgtccaggagctggagagctACATCGACCGGCTGCTGGTGAGGATCATGGAGACCTCGCCCACGCTGCTGCAGatctcccctgccccccacaagtaacccttccctccatccctggaGGGTTGGTGAGGGCCAGTGTAATGCCCTCCACTGACTACTCACCTGAGTAGGGCACAGTCTGCTCTCATGGTCACTCTCTGCACCCCTCcccatcctgcctctgctggggttGCTGGAAGGGGCCCCTTTGAACTCCCACTAGAGCCCTGGGTCTTTCCTACCTGCCCATTTCACACTAGTAGCTTTGGGGCCCCCCAGAGAATTGGAACAAGGATGTCAGCTGTCGAGATGGAGCAGGAGTgagctgtgggttctggggtgaGCTGTGGTATCTAGGGCAACACTGCGCCAGCACAGATTTAAATCACCCCATGGGGTTGGCCGGTTGTTTTCTTCTTGGCCGATCGTGCTGGAGGTCCTCCTGGTATTGACTGGGACTGGGATGGAGACCAAGCTGCTTGCTTGTCTGTGCGCTGTAGACAACCAGGGCACCTACACCTCAACCTTGTGCCTGTACCCTAAGAGTAGGGAGCCTGTGTGTTTAGtcttgtctctttctgtctgGGGCTGTGTGTGGAGCATGTatacagggtggtggtggtggtggtggtggtggtgatggtggtggtggtggtg belongs to Peromyscus eremicus chromosome 3, PerEre_H2_v1, whole genome shotgun sequence and includes:
- the Rab11fip5 gene encoding rab11 family-interacting protein 5 isoform X2 — its product is MALVRDAEPAAGSTRWLPTHVQVTVLRASGLRGKSSGAGSTSDAYTVIQVGREKYSTSVVEKTQGCPEWCEECSFELPPGALDGLLRAQEADGAPAPWASGPNAACELVLTTMHRSLIGVDKFLGRATVALDEVFRAGRAQHTQWYKLHSKPGKKEKERGEIQVTIQFTRNNLSASMFDLSMKDKPRSPFSKLKDKVKGKKKYDLESASAILPSSALEDPELGSLGKMGKAKGFFLRSKLRKSSLTQSNTSLGSDSTLSSTSGSLAYQGPGAELLTRSPSHSSWLSTEGGRDSTQSPKLLTHKRTYSDEASQLRAVPPRALLELQGHLDGASRSSLCVNGSHVYNEEPQPSLRHRSSISGPFPPSTSQHSVPPRPSEEGPRSSDDSWGRGSRGTSSSEAVPGQEELSAQAKGLALGAGRSGEEEGARPPEGKPVQVATPMVASSEAVTEKERKPRMGLFHHHHHQGLSRSELGRRGSVGEKGGPSLGASPHHPSTGEEKAKSSWFGLRESKEPTQKPSASRASLAPLASPGKALPEWDDTFNIFAAGRLQPEARSEILALAGVGLQEDGLQDPGPGTMAVRAAEPQREPGGERGGSSVRPEPRVPVDSGPDQPSSSVSDPGLLGSSGTGPPSRAAQLPLRTSASTPDRELPASEVGAAQSPADSGASLFSSPEVLSVWERLPGDQDEEAPRDGSQLFQELNTVEDSWPWDVITISPTAEVASSIMQGESDEVPPPKAQPESPVAVRPMESKGHPALQLEPEPEQGLDEGSWPGPPPPKPPRLFTPTNSQVEEEEEEEDQEEEENATGGLKSGGPGIEEDTTPSALIVGPQESKEEGVNPELEELHSLPSGTLMGEPELEELVGDTDAPGSGACPPRPTSYLEGPIPRSHSPASSTLLSQMVWGTSDTGESLETQSQELVKEGFGPQQADVWASEEEEEEDALNPFLCQESQDPPSLPSVSPPGSRGSSVHSGPEELPTPPEPAFPPPPLPPWASHRHGVPGPPCPPLPVAWPLTSASSPPEESASPLGPLELSPTGGSPTPYGEDHAAATPASPLVLLPLETRPAEEPQPSGSPHPVKPLSAAPVEASPDRKQPRTSLSSALSSGLEKLKTVTSGSIQSVVPASQLGPTVDTKRLKESAVLDQSAKYYHLTHDELIGLLLQRERELSQRDEHVQELESYIDRLLVRIMETSPTLLQISPAPHK
- the Rab11fip5 gene encoding rab11 family-interacting protein 5 isoform X1 — protein: MALVRDAEPAAGSTRWLPTHVQVTVLRASGLRGKSSGAGSTSDAYTVIQVGREKYSTSVVEKTQGCPEWCEECSFELPPGALDGLLRAQEADGAPAPWASGPNAACELVLTTMHRSLIGVDKFLGRATVALDEVFRAGRAQHTQWYKLHSKPGKKEKERGEIQVTIQFTRNNLSASMFDLSMKDKPRSPFSKLKDKVKGKKKYDLESASAILPSSALEDPELGSLGKMGKAKGFFLRSKLRKSSLTQSNTSLGSDSTLSSTSGSLAYQGPGAELLTRSPSHSSWLSTEGGRDSTQSPKLLTHKRTYSDEASQLRAVPPRALLELQGHLDGASRSSLCVNGSHVYNEEPQPSLRHRSSISGPFPPSTSQHSVPPRPSEEGPRSSDDSWGRGSRGTSSSEAVPGQEELSAQAKGLALGAGRSGEEEGARPPEGKPVQVATPMVASSEAVTEKERKPRMGLFHHHHHQGLSRSELGRRGSVGEKGGPSLGASPHHPSTGEEKAKSSWFGLRESKEPTQKPSLDVSPQVESDPAAPPHPCSPQALAPPTPAPAAAPMLSTNLFAATSPAAATAAAATVVPEATPSGFLGVTNPFFTSLQSNPFFEELKADIALNSPSPAPSLPSASRASLAPLASPGKALPEWDDTFNIFAAGRLQPEARSEILALAGVGLQEDGLQDPGPGTMAVRAAEPQREPGGERGGSSVRPEPRVPVDSGPDQPSSSVSDPGLLGSSGTGPPSRAAQLPLRTSASTPDRELPASEVGAAQSPADSGASLFSSPEVLSVWERLPGDQDEEAPRDGSQLFQELNTVEDSWPWDVITISPTAEVASSIMQGESDEVPPPKAQPESPVAVRPMESKGHPALQLEPEPEQGLDEGSWPGPPPPKPPRLFTPTNSQVEEEEEEEDQEEEENATGGLKSGGPGIEEDTTPSALIVGPQESKEEGVNPELEELHSLPSGTLMGEPELEELVGDTDAPGSGACPPRPTSYLEGPIPRSHSPASSTLLSQMVWGTSDTGESLETQSQELVKEGFGPQQADVWASEEEEEEDALNPFLCQESQDPPSLPSVSPPGSRGSSVHSGPEELPTPPEPAFPPPPLPPWASHRHGVPGPPCPPLPVAWPLTSASSPPEESASPLGPLELSPTGGSPTPYGEDHAAATPASPLVLLPLETRPAEEPQPSGSPHPVKPLSAAPVEASPDRKQPRTSLSSALSSGLEKLKTVTSGSIQSVVPASQLGPTVDTKRLKESAVLDQSAKYYHLTHDELIGLLLQRERELSQRDEHVQELESYIDRLLVRIMETSPTLLQISPAPHK